In the genome of Microbacterium paraoxydans, the window GAACAGCCACCCGGTCAGGCCCTCTCTTCGGATCCGCGATCGACGGGTCGACGGGGCGACGGGACGGCGCGCGGGAGGGAGCGGCGCCGCTGCCCTCGTCTCGGTCACTGTGGCCATGATGTGCCTCTCGCTCTCACGACGACGGCGGAGTGCACGATCGCCCGTGCACTCCGCCGTCGTTCATCCGATGATGCCGTCCGGTCCCGTCATTCCGCGACCGGAAGGCCGAGGTCCTTCAGCGACGCGACGGCGGTGTCCTGCGCCGTCGTGAAGATGTCGGCGACAGTGGCGGTGCCGGCGGCGGCCGCGGCGGCCGTCTCGTTCATGTTCGCCAGCGTCGAGAAGCCGGGGGCGTAGGGGAAGTCGGGGTTGAGGTTCTCGGTGGCGGTGCCGAGCTCGGCGAGCACATCCTGACCGCCGAACTGACGCAGCATCTTCTCAGGCGTCTCCACCTCGCCCTTCGCGGCGACGACGAGGCCCTGGGAGGCGAGGTCGTCGACCTGCGTGTTGAACCAGTCGTTGAACTCCATGGCGGCCTCGGGGTTCTCGCAGCCCTTCATGACCGAGACGCCGGAGCCGCCGTCGGGGCCGGTCATCGCCCCGGCGCCGAAGTCGGGGAGCTGGGCGACGCGCCACTGCCCCTCGGCCGGGGTGCCGTCCAGGGAGTCGAGGAGGAATCCGGCCTCCCACGCCGCTCCGACGTGGCCGATGAGGCTGCCGTTGTTCAGCGCCGCCGTGAAGCCCTCACCCCAACGCTCGGTCGCGAGCGTCTGCTTGCCGTCGAGCAGGCCCTGCCAGAAGGCGGCGACCCGCTCGGAGCCCGCACCCTCGGCGTCCACCTTCCACTCCTCGCCCTCCGTGGAGAACCAGGTGTCTCCGGCGGCGGCAGCCTGTCCGGAGAGCCAGTTCTGCGCCTCGTCCGGGGTGAAGGCGGTGACGAACTTGCCGGCGGCGGCGGCCGTGGCGGAGGCGGCGGTCAGGTCGTCGAGCGTCGCCGGGGCGTCGAGGCCGAGCGCCTCGAACTCCGCGGTGTTGTAGAAGTAGACGAGGGGTCCGGTGTCCTGCGGGAGGCCCACGATGGCGTCGCCGACCCGCATGCCGCTGAACGCTCCGGCCGAGTAGTGGTCCTCGTACTTCTCGGCCTCCGCGGCGACGTCCTCCAGCAGCCCCTTCACGTAGAGCTGGGGCACCTCGGAGTATCCGGTCTGCGCGAGGCAGGAACCGTTCCCGGCCTTGATGTCGGTCTCGAGCTTGAGGATCATGTCGCTGGCCTTGCCGTCGAACTTCGTGGCCTTGACCTGGATGTCGGGATGCTCCTCGTTCCAGCGGTCGACGATCTCCGCGACCGTGGTCATGCCCTCGCCGTCGGGGAGGCGGTGCATGTACTCGATGGTGACGGGCTCACCGCCGGCGTCGCCGCCCCCGGAGGCGGCCGGGGCGCAGGCCGCGAGTCCGAACGCCGACACCGCGCCGAGGGCGACGACCGCGGCGACGCGGGGGGTGCGTGAGGTGGGTGCCATGCTGTTCTCCTCTTTGAGGTCATGTTCCTGCGGATCGCCCGAAGCGGGGACGCGGCGAGGGTGCGCCGTCGATCACATGCACATCAAATCAGAAAATGTTTGCGCTCACAAGACGTGGATCAGCGGTATGGCGACGCACTCGGCTCGCGTCGAGGGAGCGCTGACATGCCGGAGGCATCGGGTTCCGGACGGTAGGCGTGATCACGGCAGCGCGCGACGCCGCCCGCCCGCAGCCGCCCGGGAACGACGAAACACCCGCACGAGCCGTGCGGGTGTTTCGAACCGAGGGGCTACGCCTTCTCTAGTTCGTCTTCGTCTTCGTCCGCGTACTCGTCGGCCCACTTGTCGACGTAGGCGTCTTCGTCGGAGTCGCTCGAATGCGCGAGCTCGCGCTCCAGCGCCGAGTAGTTCACCGACGGACTGTACGCCTTGAGTTCGCGGGCGATCTTGGTGTGCTTCGCCTTCTGACGGCCACGGCCCATGCCTGAGACCCCCTCACGAGTTAAGCTGCGGGCAGACGGGCGCCCGAGTCATTCACGACACCGGCTCGAGGCCGGTAAGAGTAGCATTCAGGATAGCACGCGGGGAACAGACCCTGGCCGCGGCCAGGCCGGCGAAGGGAGCGATCTCCATGACCGACAGCACCTCCACTCCGTCCGACGAGGCCACGCAGAACGCCGCTCTGCAGAAGGCCGTGATCGTCGGGATGCAGCTCGACCAGGACCCGCACGTTCTCGATGAGGCCGTCCGCTTCGCCCGGCTGCTGAACGCACCGCTCGTGGTGGCCCACGTCGACATCACGCGCTTCGTCACCTACGAGGATCCGGACGGCTACGTGCACTCCGCTCCCATCGACATCAACTTCGACGCGGGGGCTGCCGAGTTCGAGGCCGTCGAGGCGGCAGCGGCCACGGTGCTCGACGGCAAGGGCGTCACCTGGACGGCACGTCAGCTCGTCGGCGACCCGGCGCTGGCCATCAAGCAGCTCGCGAACAAGCTCGACGCGCAGCTCATCGTCGTCGGTACCCGCAAGCGCGGTATCGGTGAATCCATCCGGGAGTTCTTCACCGGCTCGGTCGCCGCGCGCCTCGCCCATCGCCAGCACCGCTCCGTGCTCGTCGTCCCCCTGGGGGAGTCCGTGCCGGACGAGCAGAAGGAGATCTGGCCGGAGTGATCCGCACACGACGAGGCCCCGCCGACGGATGTCGACGGGGCCTCGTGCGGTCATGCCAGGTGCTCAGGAGTCCGGCTGACTCAGCGCCACCGTCACGCTCCGGGCGGCCTGATCCAGCGCGTTCTCGAGGTCGGTGACCACCGACGACGGGAGGACGCCGCCCTTGGCGACATGGGTGCGCAGGTCGGTGCGGATGCGGGCGCGGAAGGCGTTCACGACGGCGTCCGCGCGGTGCAGCTCCTCGCGGCTGGTCAGCCGTGCATCGTCGCCCGCGGTGCGCGGCCTGTTCTTCGCCGCCGCCCGGTCGTCCTTGGTGGCTGTCGCCAGGTCGGCGCGAAGGCTCTTCATCGCCTCCTGCACGCTCTGGCGCACCTCGTTCGCGATGAGGCGGACGGTGTCGGTGATGCCCGCCTCGATGTCGGCGAGGTCGCTCTGGCGCGAGGCCAGCTCGGCGCGTCCGGCCTCGGTGATCGCATAGATCGTCGTGCGTCCGTCGACGGTCTTGGTGACCAGCCCCTCCTCCTCGAGCTTCGCGAGGCGCGGGTAGATGGTGCCGGCGCTCGGCGTGTACGTGCCACCGGTCCGATCCGTGAGGGACTGGATGATGCCGTAGCCGTGCTGCGGGGACTCCGCGAGCAGCGACAGCAGGTACAGGCGCAGATCGCCGTGGGAGAAGACCGCGGGGCTCATGCTTCCCACTCCGGGTCGTTCTCGATCGTCTGCGGGGCGCGGCGGAGGACCGTCACCCCTCCGGAGACGGAGTTGGCGCGGAGATCGACGAACCGTCCCGCGAGCTCCCCGGTGGTGCCGTTGTACGTGCTCGGGCCGGACGAGCTGCGCTCGACGCCGTCGATGAGGAGACGGCCACTGAGCGAACGGATGACGTAGTTCGCCGCGAGGGACTCGTCGAGCCGCACCGTGGTGCCGCCGGAGACCGAGTTCACGGTGATCGTGTTGACGTCGCCCGCCGCGTCCACCAGTGTCGCGCCGGAGACGATGTCGACCGTGGCCTTGCGGATGGCGCCCGTGACGGCCACGTCGCCGGAGACGCTGTTGGCGCTGAGCGAGCCGGTGAGGTTGCGGATCTGCACGTCGCCGGAGACCGAGTTCACGCTGAGGTCGCCGATGAGGGTGTCGACGATGATGTCGCCGGACACGGTGTTCAGGCGGGTGTCGTTGCGGATGCCGGACACGAGGGCGCCGGCGCTCACGACGCCGAGGGTCAGGGCGATGCTGCGCGGGACGGCCACGCTCACCTCGGCGCGCGGACCGCCGGAGCCGAAGTTCCGGAACACCTCCAGGAAGTTGTCCCAGCCGAGCTGCGGGTGGTCGATCTCGACCTCGCCGTCGCGGGACTCGATCCGGAGGTCCTTCGTGGTGACGCCGTGCACCTCGATCCTGATGCCGGGTTCGTCGTGGGCGATGACGTCGACCTGTCCGCCGACGAGGCCCACCTTGAGCCGGGTCGCGGAGGCGATGTCGATGACGCGTTCCTCGCCGGGGGCGATGAGCCACTTCTCGGTCATGTCTGCTTCTCCTGTGTCGAGGGATTCACGATATATCGTGTTGCCGTCACGATAACACGATATATCTCGATCTGGACACCCGCCTTCGCTTCGAATCGCCTGATTGGCCCCATTTCGGCCGGGAATCGAGCAAATCACGCGATTCGAACGAGGTTGACCTTGACGTAACGGCAACTTCTACCGTGGAGGGGAACGACACGGAAGGGTGGGCGGGATGGACGAGAAGGACTGGTCGATCCAGGAGATCGCGCGACTGGCGGGGACGACGAGCCGCACGCTGCGGCACTACGACGACATCGGGTTGCTGCCTCCGTCGCGGATCGCAGCCAATGGCTATCGGCACTACGACGCGGCGTCGCTCGTGCGGTTGCAGCGGATCCTCCTGCTGCGGGAGCTCGGGCTCGGGCTGCCGCAGATCGCGGAGGTGCTGGGCCCTTCGACAGGCTCAGGGACCCAGGTCCGCGGCTCAGGGACCCAGGGCGGGGGCTCAGGGACCCAGGGCGGGGGCTCAGGGACCCAGGGTGGGGGCTCGGCGGCGGAGGCGTCGGCGCTTGAGACGCATCTCGCGCTGCTGCGCGAGGAGCAGACCAGGCTGGCGCGGCAGATCGCGTCGGTCGAGTCCACCATCACGGCATTGAGAGGAGGTGAGAACCTCATGGCAGAGAACATGTTCGACGGCTTCGACCACACGCAGTACAAGCAGGAGGTCGAGGACCGCTGGGGGAAGAAGGCCTACGCCGACAGCGACCGCTGGTGGCGCGGGATGAGCGACGCCGAGCGTGCCGAGTGGCAGCAGCGCGTGTCCGACCTCGGACGCGACTGGATCGCCGCGGCGGAGAGCGGTATCGATCCCGCGTCCGCCGAGGCGCAGGAGCTCGCGCGCCGTCACGTGGCCTGGCTCACGGGCATCCCGGGCACTCCCGCCGCCGCGCTCCGGCAGGGACCGGACGCGGGTGCCAAGGCCTACGTCATCGGTCTCGGCGAGATGTACGTCGCAGACCCGCGCTTCGGTGCGAACTACGCGACGTCCGCGGGCGGTACGCGCGGCGCGGAGTTCGTCCGCGACGCGCTCCGCATCTACGCGGAAGCCTCCCTCTGATCCGTCGAGCGGCCCCCTTGCGTGCGACCCACCCCGCTGCGGTCGTACTCAAGGGGGCGGCTCGCACGCAAGGGGGTGGATCGGGGGAGGAGGGGAGGGCGTAGGGTCGTGCCATGACGGGGCGACGGAAGCGGGGGCGCGACGAACGCCCCGCGTCCGGAGCCTTCGCGGCGGCGGCGACGGCCTATGCGGCGAACTGCGCCCTCGGCGCCGCGGTGGCGGCGCGGCTCATCGACACGCGTCGTTTCCGCTGGGTGCACCACGCCCTCTACATCCTCACCTGCGCGACGACCGGACTCGCCGTCGTCGCCGGTCTCGCCACCCGCACGCCGCGCAGCCATCGCGCCGCCCTGGCCCTCCTCCCCGCCGCCGTCCCCCTGGCCGCGATCCCCTACGCCGGGACGCACACCCGGCGGCACCCGCTCGTCGCCGTCACGGCGGCGCCCTTCGTCCTCGCGGGCCTCGTGGTCTCGCGCCTCCCCTCCGACCGGAAGTGACCGCATGGAACTGCTCGACGCCATCCGCCGCCGCAAGACCACGAACGGGGCCTTCCTGCCCGACCCCGTCTCCGAGGAGCACCAGCGCATCCTCCTGGAAGCGGCCGGGCGCGCGCCTCGCAGCTCAACAGCCAGCCCTGGCGCTTCGTGGTGATCGAGAACAGGGACACGATCGACGAGATCGCGCGCATCTCCGGCGAGAGCATGACGGAGGCCATGTCGAACGGCACGTTCTTCGAGCGGTACAAGCCGTACTTCCGCTTCAGCCAGGAGGAGATGGAGGAGAAGCGCAGCGGCATGCTGTTCGACAAGCTCCCCGCGCCGCTTCGGCCCTTCACATCCCAGGTGTTCACCAAGCGCGGCCAGACGCTCATGAACACGTTCGGCGTGCCGAAGACGCTGGGC includes:
- a CDS encoding ABC transporter substrate-binding protein → MAPTSRTPRVAAVVALGAVSAFGLAACAPAASGGGDAGGEPVTIEYMHRLPDGEGMTTVAEIVDRWNEEHPDIQVKATKFDGKASDMILKLETDIKAGNGSCLAQTGYSEVPQLYVKGLLEDVAAEAEKYEDHYSAGAFSGMRVGDAIVGLPQDTGPLVYFYNTAEFEALGLDAPATLDDLTAASATAAAAGKFVTAFTPDEAQNWLSGQAAAAGDTWFSTEGEEWKVDAEGAGSERVAAFWQGLLDGKQTLATERWGEGFTAALNNGSLIGHVGAAWEAGFLLDSLDGTPAEGQWRVAQLPDFGAGAMTGPDGGSGVSVMKGCENPEAAMEFNDWFNTQVDDLASQGLVVAAKGEVETPEKMLRQFGGQDVLAELGTATENLNPDFPYAPGFSTLANMNETAAAAAAGTATVADIFTTAQDTAVASLKDLGLPVAE
- a CDS encoding DUF3073 domain-containing protein, translating into MGRGRQKAKHTKIARELKAYSPSVNYSALERELAHSSDSDEDAYVDKWADEYADEDEDELEKA
- a CDS encoding universal stress protein, with protein sequence MTDSTSTPSDEATQNAALQKAVIVGMQLDQDPHVLDEAVRFARLLNAPLVVAHVDITRFVTYEDPDGYVHSAPIDINFDAGAAEFEAVEAAAATVLDGKGVTWTARQLVGDPALAIKQLANKLDAQLIVVGTRKRGIGESIREFFTGSVAARLAHRQHRSVLVVPLGESVPDEQKEIWPE
- a CDS encoding PadR family transcriptional regulator; this encodes MSPAVFSHGDLRLYLLSLLAESPQHGYGIIQSLTDRTGGTYTPSAGTIYPRLAKLEEEGLVTKTVDGRTTIYAITEAGRAELASRQSDLADIEAGITDTVRLIANEVRQSVQEAMKSLRADLATATKDDRAAAKNRPRTAGDDARLTSREELHRADAVVNAFRARIRTDLRTHVAKGGVLPSSVVTDLENALDQAARSVTVALSQPDS
- a CDS encoding DUF4097 family beta strand repeat-containing protein, coding for MTEKWLIAPGEERVIDIASATRLKVGLVGGQVDVIAHDEPGIRIEVHGVTTKDLRIESRDGEVEIDHPQLGWDNFLEVFRNFGSGGPRAEVSVAVPRSIALTLGVVSAGALVSGIRNDTRLNTVSGDIIVDTLIGDLSVNSVSGDVQIRNLTGSLSANSVSGDVAVTGAIRKATVDIVSGATLVDAAGDVNTITVNSVSGGTTVRLDESLAANYVIRSLSGRLLIDGVERSSSGPSTYNGTTGELAGRFVDLRANSVSGGVTVLRRAPQTIENDPEWEA
- a CDS encoding MerR family transcriptional regulator encodes the protein MDEKDWSIQEIARLAGTTSRTLRHYDDIGLLPPSRIAANGYRHYDAASLVRLQRILLLRELGLGLPQIAEVLGPSTGSGTQVRGSGTQGGGSGTQGGGSGTQGGGSAAEASALETHLALLREEQTRLARQIASVESTITALRGGENLMAENMFDGFDHTQYKQEVEDRWGKKAYADSDRWWRGMSDAERAEWQQRVSDLGRDWIAAAESGIDPASAEAQELARRHVAWLTGIPGTPAAALRQGPDAGAKAYVIGLGEMYVADPRFGANYATSAGGTRGAEFVRDALRIYAEASL